ACTATAAAGAACTTGGGGAGTTCAGCCtcttagtttttaaaaaaatcgacAACCCAGTATTAGGCAGTCATTTTAGACATAAATAAGTTTAATTTTAACCACATTATGTAAAAGTTAAAGTGGTCACACTGACAGAAAATAGggacatatttttttattttagtagACGGTGGGTACTTCGTGTCATACACTTTGGTTACAACAAGGAAGTGATAACGAGTCTTACAGTCAATACATAGTCCAACAAGATTACATAGTATATACTTGTAACGTTTCTATACACAGACATAAAGGATTGAAGTACACTATAGTATGTGAAACAAAATTGCTCTTTTATTTCACAATTAAGTAAGCAAAGAAGTCCACAGAAATTACTACAAATACACCAAATATTTATTATCTACGACTAAAAGTGTCCCTAAGCAGCTTGGTCGTTATAACCTGTGTATGTCATTTATTGCCCATGTTattgaaaatgaatataactTTGTCTTTTGGATACTCATTTGACATTTCATTAAAACATATATGCAAATCTCActacataaataatataaacacaATCATTACATACGCACTAAAAAATATGGTCACTCTAGATCTCATAGTGAAAGAAGACTAATATTTGGCAAAATTTTCTCTGTGTTCTGTGTACCCTGAACTTCCAACATTATGTACACCAATTCTGTGTGTTCTGTGTACCCTGAACTTCCAACATTATGTTCATCAATTCTCTGTGTTCTTGATACCCTGAACTTCCAACATTATGTACATCAATTCCCTGTGTTCTGTGTACCCTGAACTGCCAACAGTATGTACACCAATTCTGTGTGTTCTTGGTACCCTGAACTTCCAGCATTATTTACATCAATTCTGTGTGTTCTTTGTACCCTGAACTTCcaacaatatttacatcaattctGTGTGTTCTTGATACCCTGAACTTCCAACATTATGTACATCAATTCCCTGTGTTCTTGGTACCCTGAACTGCCAACAGTATGTACACCAATTCTGTGTGTTCTGGGTACCCTGAACTTCcaacaatatttacatcaataaAACCTTATTATGATAAAATGTGCTCATTcaaaaaaaagaggaaaataGCCGACGTTTCTGGATTGACCCTCAACAGtacatttactgtaagttatacataatttatgacTATTCAAATTGGACGCCTTTATTAAGAGATTGACATGCAAAAATTTATGCGACACTAAGCAAATGATGATGACCCTGGGAAGATCTACAATGTGATGTGCAGATATATCTAATAAAGTTTACAGACGATTTTAATTTCACACCTAGTTGTACCCCAATATGGTCGTTATATTTTGACTGACAGTTATGAATGAAGGCATTGACCAATCGTTAAGGGAAGAATCAGGAAGACATTATGTATGAGCCACCACTCTGGGTGTCTTAGCAGACGACATTTATGTAGACTATATGGCTCCACATTCTCTCAGCATTGGCTCTAATTTGCCTGATCTGTACAAATCATCTGTTTCTGTTCCTCCTCCTATGCACTTCCCTTTGACAAACACTCTTGGAACCTGtaacaaagtaaacaaatagattTTCAAAAATGACCTAACAAGAAAACCCAATTGGGATAAAAGGGTTTCATTTTACAACCCATATTTGGTTAGAGCTccttaatagggaacttgcaaacccgccatgttgaatgtttcatcatggaaatgtgataataaatacatatcaaatagtattgtaaacaataatgttacattgtttttaaccacaattcatagtcaccctcatcattgtgggaggtttattttattggtagcgccagattaggtattatgataaccacagataatcccatggtcctttgcgtctgagcatgctcagtctggattgcaagttccctattagcaGCACTACTTCATTGAATGTATATTAGAGTGTACATCTCTGCTTGCTGTTTCAACAACACATCTACTAATATCTTGGtgcaaaaagaaaacaaaacagtgGACATCAGGGTTTGAGTGGATGTTTTTTGTTCTTTCAAGATGTCAGATACAACAGAAAATAAAGGCCGTATTTTGTGAATTAAATCAATCAGTTCATACTTTTTATATAATCATTATTATTCCCTCCCTAAATAACACCGATTCGACATTTTTGATCCTTCACGTTCAAAGGGAATAGAGGTATTTCAGATTTGGTGTTGTCATTTGAAAGGATCTCAGTACTAGTCAATATGTTATACTTACAGTGTTTTCACCTGTCATTTTACCCAATATATCCTGCAGTGTTTCACCGTCATCTCGTTGATCAAGTTCCACCACTTCATACTTAGCTTGCAGTTCATCAAACACTTCCTTAGCCAGCTGACTATACATACAGTAAGTTTTAGAGAAGACCACTACACACTTATCATGTATCATGTTTTGGATGAATATGGCTTCAGGAGAACTCATATCAACTTCGTCACCCATTTTGATTACTCtataatttagaaaaaaagaagtGATAATGATATCAGGTAAGGTTTCTCAAAGTTAAATGTACAGGAAACATATATTGTGTGGAAAGTACATGGCAGTACAATAAACATAAATATAAGGACTCAGTGTCAAAGATGGTGTGTATTCAAAAGATAAATTAAATAGGTAAGCAAATTGAACGGACACTAGCAAcaaatacatcatgtatctacTGAGTCTTGGTAGTGAGGGTACCGGTAACGACATTGACAAGACGTGATGAGTGAAGATAAACGTAGTGTAAATCTTAAACGTACTAATCGTaattggaactagactacgaTATTCAAATGTGCAAATCAACATAGCAACAAGCACAGACAAGTatggtgtacattttgtatgagcAACAAGCAAGCAAATTGCAAAGGTTTGCGGTTGTTAATGTTATGCCAGTACACCAGTGTGTGTGGTGGTATTTTGGTAGCGCACGTGTGGGGTTAATCAATGCTAATGCATGCTCAGTATGTCAAGGCTGTTGACCAACTTCACAagaccatggaggtaggaatATTACTGACACAGTTACAAggacaaaacaacaaacatacaacTGTATGCATGCACAACGTCATCGCGAGTGGAATGGTGAGGAAGAAAGAACGTTCGTAATAACATTAATTCTTATCATTTACTACACGGGGAAATAAAATGTAAGTGATCGCTTACATACCTTAAATATGCCTCGAACAACGAGTCAACTATGTTCTCTCAGGATTCGACGTCCAACTCAACCTTTCAGGCGTCTTGCAATAAGTTCAAAACCTCTGACCTATTAGTACGTGAGAAGAATGAACACTTGGGGGCGCTATATACTGTCGAACTGGAAAGATGTCGAGCTCGCGTCGGTCGACCATACATGGGTTATCACAAAGCTAGTCTCCATAGAAgggtttaaatatttcaaattgggGTGAAAAAAATTAGCACGAGAAAGTGCGTAAAATAAGTCATTAAATTTAGTTCTTATTATGTTATCCTTCCTATTTGTATTATATgctcaaattttaaaaaatatctgatacaaatttagaaaactttcTCACCTTCAGCAATGCCAGGTTCTGTAATTACAACCgaaatgttgataagttgatcaAAATTTACTGTTGATGTTAATGTGCTTTCTATgtatttacattgcatcgatatTGGTCAccgtgtgactgctacaattttcatcatggtttacattatatacaaatgatattgaACTTATGAACattagttttttgtttttgtttttttttgggggggagggggttttgtcctaaatgaacaaattttGTTTACTGAATTTGTGCAATCATCTTTTATGATGATTGAGTAATAATAAATGCACACTATATGTAAATAGTTCAGTCTCTAGTTCAGTCTATACTtcagttacaaacacaatagaaaataaatgacaGTGAAGTCTGAAGTGCACTctctttttttgaaatattgtagatatatgaATTACCTTTATTTTACAATTCAGAAGGCAATGAAGTCAACAAAAATTATTGCAATCAATGATTGATTGtcatcattcaatcaatcaatcaatcaattgcataacaacatgccttATAGCAAGCATGGtgaagcatacaaaaataacatacagtaataaagtgaatacaatactgTCATTCAGTAAACTGCTGAAGAactgtttacatcaacaagaaaattttccaagaggaagtttatcatcagaaacagaataatacttttggcctgaatgGCTTGCCGTACCTGTGGTCAGACTATAGAAATCATATTATTCCATCTGCATACATTGTtggtgtgacctttgacctgtcatCTATGCCTGTAATGATATTCATATCACTCAATAGTATTAACTGTATTAAACACCTGGCACTTCGCCATGCCTCCATTTTAGCTGTGTAGCAGTCATATACCATATCAAGACCCTTTTCTGAGTTCAACTCTGATGGAATACAAGGAaccaatgtatcaacattttgaTGAATTAAATTTAAAACTCAGCGAATGTCAGTGTCAAATCCTGAGTTTATGATGGTGGTACATAGGTAACCTTCAAATACTCTCTCCAGTTCTTCCAAAATAGCCGACTCATAGCCATGTTTACCTAACCATTTGGATTGCTCGAAATATTGTTGATCTGGGAAACAAAAAGTGAGAATTAGTATTTGACATTGATACTTGTGTTGTAATAACAGAACACATGAAAAAGTGTTTTGTGTCTGCTtttgtgcatatgtgtgtatgtgtacgtacgtacgtacgtacgtatgtatgtatgtatgtatgtatgtgtgtatgcatgcatgcatgtatgtatgtatgtatgtatgtatgtatgtatgtatgtacgtatgcatgtatgaatgaacaaacgcatgcatgcatgcatgccatacgtatacacacatgcatgcaagtacatacgtacgtatgtacaatatatgtacgtacatgtctgtgttgtgttgtatgttGAATTGTGTGTTATTATGCAATTTAATTTGTGAGAGTATGTGCATGTGTACTTTGTATCTGTCAGTTTGTATATTTCGTTGGCATGAACATGATTATTTCAGATTACCCGAGttacaatacaataattatttttattttcatgtaacAGTATGACTGATTATAACCAACAACTTCACCAGCAGTTGTTGAAGACATTTGATGTGAAACGAAACCACAGACAAAAACGGGTGCCTATCATACACAAAACTGACGCCGTTGGTGTACAGACAGAACCATATACAGTTGATATGAATGATTCAGGTGTGTAGACTAACATTGTCAGTGCAAAGACAGTCGCAGCACAAACCGTACCATTCTGAACAAAGTCACTTAGCGTACAGACACAAGAAGAGTGTATTCTTACTGCAACTGTGGGAATACAGGCAACGTCAGCGACAAAGACCGTCGGAACTCAGATCTATAATGCCGACCATATTGATGGAACAGCATCACCAACGATCGTATTGGGAAATGATATTTCTACTCAAACAATTGAGAAGTGTTTCAAGGATACGTTTGTGCAAACAGATGATATCAATTATGTGGTTAGTGTTTAAAATTATATTAGTATTactatgtgatgtgatgtggtataTATGATATGGGATTTTGATTACTGTTGCTGAAGTCTCGGTTTAGATATTGGAATCGTTAATGTCCacgtgtcagtgtgtgtgtatatgtgtgtgtgtgtgtgtgtttacaccTGTTTGTGTGTCATAATTATGAAAACTCTGTTATACTGCCATTTTGTAAAACGGGATGTGCTCAAGATTACGATGCGATTTGCAAGTATACCCGTTACTTCAAATACTTGCGCTATATTCATTGACTTATTACGAGTCATTTCATAGGAGCTTTACGCCTATTTCTCGAAAAAGGTCAAATAGACTATATATAATtgtgaaaaagaagaagaaaagtaaACCAAAGAAATAACATATTTGACAATTAAACAATATTCTTGaacaatttccatattttacaGGATGCCACTGAGTCGAACATTTCGTCTACATTGTACAGCTCGACCTGCACCAAAAGATATTGTTAAGAGCGCATTATGTTCTTCAAAGAAATCGGGAAGGCATTCAGAAACCTAGAAACCAAAATGGATAAAAGTGATGTCTACTTGTCACAAGTGAAGCCTCAGAAGATGGGAAAGAAAATAGCTTCTTCAAAGTCAGATCGAAGATTCCGAATTTTCAAGAGAAATTGCATCGTACGTCGGCCAGATGACGACTGTACAAGTCTCCTGCAAGATGTTGACGGAGAAGCCGACAGAGCAACTGaatttgacaatatttcaatttatgcTACCGATCACTTACTTCAGGATTCTGCAGTAAAAATGGATGATATTGATCAGACGGtaagtttgttttcaaatctATTTCAGATTAATTGACAACAGAATTTTGACGACTTGGAATTCAGGAATGAAAAGAATATGTGATATATTACtgaaaaatattaataagaCTATTGTTTTgaaaaccatagcaacagtagtTTCTGATGAGTACTAAAAGGTTagccaatacacacaacatagtTTGACAAGCATAGAACTTTAAagtgcaaactgtcagtctcgTGTACTCtttgatagatggcgctgtttatatGACCACGACGCACAAATTATAGTGTGTCAGATATCATATCTGACGTGTATACAACTTTTATATCTTATAGGTCGAGAAAATGGCGTCTGGAGATCCAACTACTGCAACAACCAAATATATTGTTGACGAGggaattcaatatttcaaaagacTTGCAAAGACATTCCAAGACATAGAAAATAAAATGGATAAAACCGATGTATATTTGTCATCATTGAAGACTAACAAGAAAGGAAAGAATTTAAAGGTCTCCAAATCAGCCCGAAGCTTCCAAACTTTGAAGACAAATGCGTGAAGCGATTTCGTAGCCAACCATGATTCTTTCGAAATGTTTGGGCAGACGAAGATTATATACTAGTCTTCCCTCTGGAAATGAAGTAGAATGTGGCTAATAGGAACATATACAATTTGGTatgaaaagttaaaaaaaacaaaaacattttaagCTCAATAGCACAAATTCATGTTACTTTGAAACTTAtcaaattaaatgaatgaaaaattatattatgtctgattgttacattttttgtgtgtatatcGTCGCTTTCAAGCTGGCTGTTGTCTTCGAAGCTGAGGTCGAGGATCGGTTTAAGAAAACCCAAACGTTTAATCATCAACAATTCAAAAATGACCGGTCCCTAATTAGAAACTTTCCTTTATCAACAATGTGTTTATGAATACTAAAC
This region of Glandiceps talaboti chromosome 4, keGlaTala1.1, whole genome shotgun sequence genomic DNA includes:
- the LOC144434074 gene encoding glutaredoxin-2, mitochondrial-like, with the protein product MGDEVDMSSPEAIFIQNMIHDKCVVVFSKTYCMYSQLAKEVFDELQAKYEVVELDQRDDGETLQDILGKMTGENTVPRVFVKGKCIGGGTETDDLYRSGKLEPMLRECGAI